GAATATGCATCACACACAGAAAGGTATTTGCTACTAAGCTGTAGGCAGCTATTCTGCTTAAGGAAACAGTTGGACAAGTATTTCTTTTTAGTTTTGATAAAAAGAAATTCACAAAATTGGCTGGGTTTAGctgatttttatttaataatgACGGTTCCTGACAATTCCAGTGTTATTAGTGTCAGTCTTATATTCTATTATTGTTAGATTTCCATCACTACATGTTGTTCCTTTCGTCTCGTTTTCCTGTTTATCTTGTTCTCGTTGCTGCTTGTTGCTAttgctttattttcatttttccttgtgccgagggtctattggaaacaacctctctacattcacggtagggtaaggtctgcgtactcactacccctcccagaccccacttgtgggattatactgggtttgttgttgtttgtttgtttgttgtttatTTAATAATGACTGTATTGTTCCTTTTACAAACTTCTCCATCAGAACTTTTATGTTACTTGTACTGTTGTTTGGTCCTCCTTTATCGTTTGGTCCTCCTTTATCATGCTTTCTATTGCAAATGTCATGTGTCATCCACATCATTGGGCAGTTAGCTGTTCGGAAGTGCCATGAGTGTGGACAACCGTTGCCTGAGAGTTTTGAGCCTCCTGCAGACGAGCCATGGACAACTGGGATTTTTGGATGTGCAAAGGACAAAGATAGTTGTaagttcttttttttatttagggTCGCGTCATAAATAATTGGCCGTCTTTGCTGGTATTGTTTACTATGTAGTTGTTGCACTATTCCTAAGGCTTGAAATGACATTGGAAAAGATGATGAATGGTAGCTAAAACCGCCATTTTGTCTTTTAACTTTGGAAGTGTTAATCCTTTTTTTTGGCAATTAAAGAAAATTTATTAATTACCAAGTAGCTGTACAAAACCAAGGGCAAACACCAGTTTAAGCCCTTTTCAAAACATGTCCCATTTAACTATCCGCTTCCTATACAAAAACTATAAAGAAACCTATAGAGAGAAAACAAACTTAAAAAGTTTTGAATAAAGTAGTCTTCAGTATATGCAGTAGGAAGTGTTAATCTTTGTATTATTCCAATTTAACCCAGTTTATGTGCAATATATATTTGAATCTATTCGCTTATAAGTATTATATAGTGGATTTCTCTAAGTTGGATTTATTTCTTGTCTGCTACAGAAAGCTGTAAAGGCTCGTGATTAATGATATCTAAAACAACTAGTATTCTTTGTCTTGATTCATTATCTGTAATTTCATTCAGAACACTTTCCTGTCCTGTTTTTATATTGTTAAACAAAAACAAAGGTGGTTTCTCTGATCACCCACCCAAGGGTGTGTCCTAATGGTTAATGAAGTGGGCCAGCAGAGACAAGAAACTCTTGGTGATTTCTTCTCCCCCCGCCTAAGCCTGGGTGCagagttacctggtacctgtGCTGGCgggaggtagcaggtacctgGTGAAATTATCGAGGTGCGTACATGGCTCAGACAACACCATTATCGGGAAAAAACAATGTTATGGTATGTTACCCTGATCTTAATGACCAATCTGGTTTTTGGTTACTATGTACATATTAAACTGGTCTTAAGAGGTGAAATCTAGGCGCTAAAGCTGGCTGCTTGTTTATCTTTTGATTAAATTATCTGAAATGCATTCAAAACTATACAAGCTGGAAGAGCATGCTCTTTGTAATAAAGTGACATTAATCTTCAACTAGTGCTTGGATACCTTTTTAATATGCAAAAATTCTGTTTTCTGTTAAGCTAGTGTTGTGGTTGTTTACTATTTTGCTGGGCTTGATTTTCCCCATCATCTCTGAATAGATATCTGCATCACATTCTTAATTATGAGGTATGCATTTTTGTCAGTCTATGCGCCATACATACTTCTTCTGACACTGATTGTTTAATTACCTATATAGGCTGGAGAGGGCTTTTCTGTCCTTGTGTCTTGTTTGGGCGTAATGTTGAGAGCCTAAGAGATGATGATACTCCTTGGTCTACTCCTTGCATTTGTCATGCCATTTTCATTGAGGGTGGCATTGCTGTTGCAGCTGCAACAGCAGCATTTCACGGTATTGATCCAAGGACATCATTCCTCATTTGTGAAGGTTTATTATTTAGTTGGTGGATGTGTGGCATATACACTGGTCTGGTTCGGCAGTCACTGCAGAAGAAGTATCATCTCAAGGTAGAGTCACTTTATTTTCTGTCTGATACACAATATTATGCATAATTGGCTTCAATTCCTGTACTCATGGCCTTGATTAATCTGATTTACAGTTATTTATTTACACCCAAAAAATAA
This DNA window, taken from Nicotiana tabacum cultivar K326 chromosome 4, ASM71507v2, whole genome shotgun sequence, encodes the following:
- the LOC107785656 gene encoding cell number regulator 6; the encoded protein is MAEGGNPSRYVKLTKDQAPLEDIKPGELNQPIDVPQLAVRKCHECGQPLPESFEPPADEPWTTGIFGCAKDKDSCWRGLFCPCVLFGRNVESLRDDDTPWSTPCICHAIFIEGGIAVAAATAAFHGIDPRTSFLICEGLLFSWWMCGIYTGLVRQSLQKKYHLKNSPCDPCVVHCCLHWCALCQEHREMKSRLSDNAAMQMTIVNPPPVQEMNAAGDNRESGPSSANGGEQTNLEMQAL